A single region of the Thermoanaerobaculum aquaticum genome encodes:
- a CDS encoding DUF6580 family putative transport protein — MGRFWNRITVATGVVLAVALLRLVPHPPNVAPVTALALFAGATFGRRLLGFFVPLAAMLLSDSLLELLTGQGFHPHMPVVYGTFALVVLLGSFLKERLQVGRVALASVAASTLFYLTTNFAVWASGTMYPHTAAGLIACYIAALPFYGLSLVGDLTFAALIFAAYSALVRHLPAASAS; from the coding sequence ATGGGGCGTTTCTGGAATCGCATCACCGTAGCAACCGGCGTGGTCCTGGCGGTGGCTTTGCTGCGGCTGGTGCCTCACCCTCCCAACGTGGCACCGGTGACCGCCCTCGCGCTTTTTGCCGGGGCAACGTTTGGACGGCGGCTGTTGGGGTTTTTCGTACCTCTCGCGGCCATGCTGCTTTCCGACAGCCTCCTGGAGCTCCTCACCGGCCAGGGTTTTCACCCGCACATGCCGGTGGTTTACGGCACCTTTGCCCTGGTGGTGCTTTTGGGAAGCTTCCTTAAAGAGCGCCTCCAGGTGGGTCGGGTGGCTCTCGCTTCGGTGGCGGCCTCCACGCTCTTTTACCTCACCACCAACTTTGCCGTTTGGGCCTCCGGCACCATGTACCCCCACACCGCCGCCGGGTTGATAGCTTGCTACATCGCGGCGCTGCCTTTCTACGGCCTTTCCCTGGTGGGTGACCTGACGTTTGCGGCCCTGATCTTTGCCGCTTACAGCGCCCTCGTGCGCCACCTTCCCGCAGCTTCGGCGTCCTGA
- a CDS encoding Dph6-related ATP pyrophosphatase, with product MGRLLVSWSGGKDSLLALVRARQAGHHIVGLLTTVSEPLGRVTMHGVRRELVQAQAKALGLPLFEASLPVPDPANPRDRCPLCPVDAPQAGLVPNTTYEEVMRATLKPLAQTGVEGVVFGDIYLEDLRCFRESLLARAGLAGVFPLWGAQPTELIREFSNQGGKALVVCCRQDLAPLLATQTDNGFLAKLPPGVDPCGENGEFHTFVFAHASFSEPISFKLGETVTRDGFIWQDVRLA from the coding sequence ATGGGCCGGCTTCTGGTTTCCTGGAGCGGCGGTAAGGACTCCCTCCTCGCCCTGGTCCGCGCCCGCCAAGCCGGCCACCACATCGTGGGGCTTTTGACCACGGTTTCGGAACCCTTAGGGCGCGTCACCATGCACGGCGTACGGAGGGAGCTGGTGCAGGCGCAGGCAAAAGCCCTGGGGCTCCCGCTTTTTGAGGCCAGCCTTCCCGTTCCCGATCCGGCCAACCCCAGGGACCGGTGCCCCCTTTGCCCGGTGGATGCTCCCCAGGCGGGCCTTGTGCCCAACACCACCTACGAGGAGGTCATGCGGGCCACCCTCAAACCTCTGGCCCAGACCGGCGTAGAAGGGGTGGTGTTTGGGGATATCTACCTGGAGGACTTGCGTTGCTTCCGCGAGTCCCTGCTGGCCCGGGCTGGCCTTGCGGGGGTTTTTCCGCTGTGGGGTGCGCAGCCAACAGAGCTTATTCGGGAGTTTTCAAACCAGGGCGGAAAAGCTCTGGTGGTTTGCTGCCGGCAGGACCTCGCCCCGCTTTTGGCGACCCAAACCGACAACGGCTTTTTGGCCAAACTGCCGCCCGGAGTTGATCCTTGCGGGGAAAACGGCGAGTTTCACACCTTCGTTTTTGCCCATGCCTCGTTTTCCGAACCCATAAGCTTCAAGTTGGGAGAAACAGTCACCCGTGATGGTTTTATTTGGCAAGACGTGCGACTGGCTTGA
- a CDS encoding branched-chain amino acid aminotransferase, which produces MDITDRSVVRAPDFPLDPNNLPFGRTFSPNMFLMDYDEERGWHNPRIVPFGPLSLSPATMVFHYGQEIFEGLKAFRHPDGSVHIFRPDRNAARFNRSARRMSMPEIPESVQLEAMRALVAVDREWVPPTPGALYIRPTMIATQESLGVSPSTQYLYFIITGPTGPYFRTAGKTLRIMIARDWVRAAPGGTGAAKTGGNYAASLLARKIARDHGCAEALWLDAVERRHVEEVGAMNIMFVLDGVVTTPPTSGTILEGVTRESIGVLCKELGIPFVQRAIHIEEIIQGLEAGDCTEVFGCGTAAVVAPVGELVDILPDGSERVYKVGDGSEGPVARKLREVLTGIQFGTHPDTHGWLVRV; this is translated from the coding sequence ATGGACATTACGGATCGCTCGGTGGTACGGGCCCCAGATTTTCCCCTTGACCCGAACAACTTACCGTTCGGGCGCACCTTTTCTCCCAACATGTTCCTCATGGACTACGACGAGGAAAGAGGCTGGCACAACCCCAGAATTGTTCCCTTTGGTCCCCTTTCCCTTTCACCGGCCACCATGGTTTTCCACTACGGGCAGGAGATCTTCGAAGGGCTAAAAGCGTTCCGCCACCCCGACGGTTCCGTTCACATCTTCCGCCCGGACCGCAACGCAGCGCGCTTCAACCGCTCGGCCCGGCGCATGTCCATGCCGGAAATCCCCGAATCGGTGCAGCTGGAGGCCATGCGGGCGTTGGTGGCGGTGGACCGCGAATGGGTCCCCCCAACTCCGGGTGCCCTTTACATCCGCCCCACCATGATTGCCACCCAGGAAAGCCTGGGTGTGAGCCCCTCCACCCAGTACCTCTACTTCATCATCACCGGCCCCACGGGCCCCTACTTCCGCACCGCCGGAAAGACGCTGCGCATCATGATCGCCAGGGACTGGGTGCGGGCTGCCCCGGGCGGCACCGGCGCCGCCAAAACCGGCGGCAACTACGCCGCTTCGCTTTTGGCCCGCAAGATCGCCCGCGACCACGGCTGCGCTGAAGCTTTATGGCTGGACGCGGTGGAGCGCCGCCACGTGGAAGAAGTGGGCGCCATGAACATCATGTTCGTTTTGGACGGCGTGGTTACCACCCCTCCCACCTCCGGAACCATCCTCGAAGGTGTCACCCGGGAAAGCATTGGCGTCCTTTGCAAGGAACTGGGCATCCCCTTTGTCCAGCGGGCCATTCACATTGAGGAAATCATTCAGGGCCTGGAGGCCGGAGACTGCACCGAGGTTTTTGGCTGCGGCACCGCAGCGGTGGTGGCACCGGTGGGCGAGCTGGTGGATATCCTCCCCGACGGCAGCGAGCGCGTGTACAAGGTAGGCGACGGCAGCGAGGGGCCGGTCGCCAGGAAACTGCGGGAGGTGCTCACCGGCATCCAGTTTGGTACCCACCCCGACACCCACGGCTGGCTAGTGCGGGTGTAG
- the ahcY gene encoding adenosylhomocysteinase — translation MGVPEHHVADLSKAAEGSARIAWAGREMPVLAEIRRRFEVEKPLAGQRLSACLHVTTETANLVLTLKAGGAEVRLCASNPLSTQDDVAAALVAEHGVSVFAIRGEDQATYYRHIRQCLESSPTLTMDDGADLVSSLLLLGRGELAKAHPEVRALGEKLGEAGCQALVSGVLGSTEETTTGVIRLRAMERDGVLRFPVIAVNDSDTKHLFDNRYGTGQSTIDGILRATNVLLAGKVVVVAGYGWCGRGVAMRAHGMGARVVVTEVDPVRALEAAMDGFAVMPMAEAAKVGDLFITVTGNCSVITLEHARHMKDGAILANSGHFDVEIDLASLREAASEIRDVRPNVEAYRFPWGKTLFVLAQGRLVNLAAAEGHPAAVMDMSFANQALAAEYLVKTAGRLQPKVYRLPADLDREIARLKLATMGVKCDVLTPEQERYLASWREGT, via the coding sequence ATGGGCGTTCCAGAACATCACGTTGCGGATTTGTCGAAGGCGGCTGAGGGCTCGGCTCGGATTGCCTGGGCGGGGCGGGAGATGCCGGTGTTGGCGGAGATACGGAGGCGGTTTGAGGTGGAAAAGCCTTTGGCCGGCCAGAGGCTTTCCGCCTGTTTGCACGTCACCACGGAAACCGCCAATTTGGTGTTGACGTTGAAGGCTGGCGGTGCGGAGGTGCGGCTGTGCGCGTCCAACCCGCTTTCCACCCAGGACGACGTGGCGGCCGCACTGGTAGCCGAACACGGGGTTTCGGTTTTTGCCATCCGCGGTGAGGATCAAGCGACTTACTACCGTCATATCCGCCAGTGCTTGGAAAGCTCGCCGACGCTCACCATGGACGATGGGGCCGATTTGGTTTCTTCCCTTTTGCTTTTGGGTCGCGGAGAGCTGGCAAAGGCCCACCCGGAGGTGCGGGCCCTGGGGGAAAAGCTAGGTGAGGCCGGTTGCCAGGCGTTGGTTTCCGGGGTTTTGGGCTCCACCGAGGAAACCACCACCGGCGTGATTCGCCTGCGGGCCATGGAGCGGGACGGAGTTTTGCGGTTTCCGGTGATTGCGGTGAACGACTCGGATACCAAGCACTTGTTTGACAACCGCTACGGCACCGGTCAGTCCACCATTGACGGCATCTTGCGCGCCACCAACGTGCTTTTGGCCGGCAAGGTGGTGGTGGTGGCGGGGTACGGGTGGTGCGGGCGGGGCGTGGCCATGCGGGCCCACGGCATGGGCGCGCGGGTGGTGGTCACGGAAGTGGATCCGGTGCGGGCTTTGGAGGCAGCCATGGATGGGTTTGCGGTGATGCCCATGGCCGAAGCGGCCAAAGTGGGGGATCTCTTCATCACGGTGACCGGTAACTGTTCGGTGATTACCCTGGAACACGCCCGCCACATGAAGGACGGCGCCATCCTCGCCAACTCGGGGCACTTCGATGTGGAAATTGACCTGGCCAGCTTGCGGGAGGCTGCCAGCGAAATCCGCGACGTCCGCCCTAACGTGGAAGCCTACCGCTTCCCCTGGGGGAAAACGCTTTTTGTGCTCGCCCAAGGGCGGTTGGTGAACTTAGCGGCGGCGGAGGGCCATCCCGCAGCGGTGATGGATATGTCCTTCGCCAATCAGGCGTTGGCTGCTGAATACCTGGTGAAGACCGCAGGCAGGCTGCAACCCAAGGTCTACCGGCTTCCCGCCGATCTGGACCGGGAAATTGCCCGCTTGAAGCTGGCTACCATGGGGGTGAAGTGCGACGTGCTGACTCCCGAGCAGGAACGCTATTTGGCCAGCTGGCGGGAGGGTACTTAA
- a CDS encoding LA_3696 family protein: MFVNFHLDLLFTDPDLFNRKLAHFFILSNTQLPHHALKLTRPIQAFRESTNACQRLWTNTRPLTAGWGWVAWGEEAAMPVVAVSKALRDRLGDEGAEDLAKLLSSVEEAAREDTLVVVEERFARRLAETESRLNQRILETEARLDNRVTEEVAKLEVQIARVDSRITEEVAKLELQIARVDNRITEEVTKLRADMTAFKTEIIKWMFLFWIGQLAAVGGLLALLR, encoded by the coding sequence ATGTTTGTCAACTTCCACCTCGATTTGCTCTTCACCGACCCCGATCTTTTCAACCGCAAGCTCGCCCACTTCTTCATCCTCTCCAACACTCAGCTCCCCCACCACGCCCTCAAGCTCACACGTCCCATCCAAGCTTTCCGCGAATCCACCAACGCGTGCCAAAGGTTATGGACGAATACCCGGCCCTTGACAGCGGGGTGGGGTTGGGTAGCATGGGGTGAGGAGGCAGCGATGCCGGTGGTGGCGGTTTCCAAGGCGTTGCGGGACCGGCTGGGCGACGAGGGGGCCGAAGATTTGGCGAAGCTTTTGTCTTCGGTGGAGGAAGCGGCGCGGGAAGACACGCTGGTGGTGGTGGAGGAGCGGTTTGCCCGGAGGCTTGCGGAAACCGAATCGCGGCTCAACCAGCGCATTTTGGAAACGGAAGCCCGGCTTGATAACCGGGTCACCGAAGAGGTGGCCAAGCTTGAGGTGCAAATTGCCCGGGTGGATAGCCGCATCACCGAAGAAGTGGCCAAGCTGGAGCTGCAAATTGCTAGGGTGGATAATCGAATTACCGAAGAGGTCACCAAACTCCGCGCTGACATGACTGCCTTCAAGACCGAAATCATCAAGTGGATGTTCCTTTTTTGGATTGGCCAGTTGGCTGCCGTGGGCGGTCTGCTGGCGCTGCTTCGCTAA
- a CDS encoding RHS repeat-associated core domain-containing protein: protein MARPSGRQHATSETFSYYPDGTIKTWTTRDGVVIRYTSDPGNRMIAAVPALAAGMALASSMAPLDGGERLARRSTFRLCEARVQAHTPELISGMGWSFALDAGQRLAGAFAGAGSLRESDSQESFERFRFAYGEGDGLSRMVREGAGEAVGFEVGVGGRIASRGGVAYLYDRSGRRVEDERFSYVWDWRGRLVQVDIKPGSGVRDASGRLLEGHRILYEHDALGRLLHRIHLGPLPQGERDEAKRPFVAKTRFFWEGNRLLAEEGLNFQGGLLWRKSYLSGPQRLDDVVQIKVETFAASDPTKPTSVRVYTVLKDELGSVVGLVEERAGSSPERPPMPVRYLYTPYAEAHWEVGPEVREVRFDKELTAVVTDGGTVTRVVADEGKAAKGGLRITMALPVDAATLGEGVMVEKLVPGEGWKPVSQSEVVVAPTRAPPDHTAQDLPPGIDILALAGWPRGASFRVRLTQALADLAGRPLAEEQSVVWSIPEGRDEVVFAQTFPVSYDTIQAASDTLGGAIPGGQTLLFHGLWTDPATGLAYARNRWYDPRTASWLSEDPLRDLDSPNLYAYVSWQPQMYRDPMGTCRWNDWECWGWVAEEFGKNIVTDPNAQSTALGFTPVVGDIKDWQEAITGVDLITGERLAWWERGATVVAGLAPVVSGKGLRELAGLKKLADQPALPPGRVAKALPAGHAPKALPGWKLPVAYDPRVKRWRDLQTGQFTKPPIVIGENMERVREYARQIGAQTIEDFVTEWSFGANREWIRQMKAEGRQVIDTGPDFARRVERLEKGKVPWSDVYNMERMELKGYGNYKRVFRRFGKWRGGVPGLDKS, encoded by the coding sequence TTGGCGAGGCCGTCAGGAAGGCAGCATGCCACAAGCGAAACCTTCAGCTACTACCCCGACGGCACCATCAAAACCTGGACCACCCGGGATGGGGTGGTCATCAGGTACACTTCCGACCCGGGGAATCGCATGATTGCGGCGGTACCGGCGCTGGCTGCGGGCATGGCGCTGGCCTCGTCCATGGCGCCGTTGGACGGTGGGGAGCGTCTTGCCAGGCGTTCAACCTTTCGCCTTTGCGAAGCAAGGGTGCAGGCCCATACGCCGGAGCTCATCTCCGGCATGGGGTGGTCCTTTGCGCTGGACGCCGGGCAGCGCCTTGCCGGTGCCTTTGCCGGGGCAGGCAGCCTTCGGGAAAGCGACAGCCAGGAAAGCTTTGAGCGCTTCCGTTTTGCTTACGGGGAAGGGGATGGGCTTTCCCGCATGGTGCGGGAAGGTGCTGGGGAAGCGGTGGGCTTTGAGGTGGGTGTGGGAGGGCGGATCGCCTCCCGTGGAGGTGTGGCGTACCTCTACGACCGTTCCGGCAGGAGGGTGGAGGACGAGCGGTTTTCCTACGTGTGGGACTGGCGGGGGAGGCTCGTGCAGGTGGACATCAAGCCGGGCTCGGGGGTGAGGGACGCTTCGGGCAGGCTCCTGGAAGGCCACCGCATCCTTTACGAGCACGATGCCTTGGGCAGGCTCCTGCACCGCATTCACCTGGGGCCCCTTCCGCAAGGCGAACGCGATGAGGCCAAGCGTCCCTTTGTGGCCAAAACGCGCTTTTTCTGGGAGGGCAACCGCTTGCTTGCCGAAGAAGGGTTGAACTTCCAAGGCGGGCTTTTATGGCGGAAAAGCTACCTTTCCGGGCCTCAACGTTTGGATGATGTGGTGCAAATCAAGGTGGAGACCTTTGCCGCTTCCGATCCCACAAAGCCCACAAGCGTTCGGGTGTACACGGTGTTGAAGGACGAGCTGGGAAGCGTCGTGGGGTTGGTGGAGGAAAGGGCGGGAAGTAGTCCCGAAAGGCCTCCTATGCCCGTGCGGTACCTCTACACCCCGTACGCTGAGGCTCATTGGGAGGTGGGGCCGGAGGTGCGGGAGGTGCGTTTTGACAAGGAGCTCACTGCTGTGGTCACCGACGGCGGGACGGTCACGCGGGTGGTGGCGGATGAAGGGAAGGCGGCGAAAGGGGGCTTGCGCATCACCATGGCCTTGCCGGTGGATGCAGCCACGCTGGGCGAGGGGGTGATGGTGGAAAAGCTGGTGCCTGGGGAAGGGTGGAAGCCAGTTTCGCAAAGCGAGGTCGTGGTGGCCCCCACCCGGGCGCCGCCTGACCACACGGCCCAGGACCTTCCCCCCGGGATTGACATCCTGGCCCTTGCCGGCTGGCCGCGGGGGGCAAGCTTCCGGGTGCGGCTTACCCAGGCGCTGGCTGACCTTGCTGGCCGGCCTCTTGCGGAAGAACAAAGCGTTGTCTGGAGCATTCCGGAAGGCCGGGACGAAGTTGTCTTTGCACAAACCTTCCCCGTTTCGTACGACACCATCCAAGCGGCCAGCGACACCTTGGGCGGGGCCATCCCGGGTGGACAAACCCTGCTCTTCCACGGGCTGTGGACGGACCCTGCCACCGGTCTTGCTTACGCCCGCAACCGCTGGTACGACCCCCGCACGGCGTCCTGGCTTTCCGAAGACCCCCTGCGTGACCTCGACTCCCCCAACCTCTACGCCTACGTCTCCTGGCAACCCCAGATGTACCGGGACCCGATGGGGACCTGCCGCTGGAACGACTGGGAATGCTGGGGCTGGGTGGCGGAGGAGTTTGGGAAGAACATCGTAACCGACCCCAACGCCCAAAGCACCGCGCTTGGCTTTACGCCGGTGGTGGGGGACATCAAGGACTGGCAGGAGGCAATTACCGGGGTTGATCTCATCACCGGGGAGAGGCTTGCGTGGTGGGAGCGGGGTGCGACGGTGGTGGCGGGCCTTGCGCCGGTGGTGTCGGGCAAAGGCCTGCGGGAGCTTGCCGGCCTCAAGAAGCTCGCCGACCAGCCCGCCCTCCCCCCTGGGCGTGTGGCGAAGGCGCTGCCGGCGGGTCACGCACCAAAGGCGCTGCCAGGCTGGAAACTTCCAGTCGCATACGATCCGAGAGTGAAGCGCTGGCGCGATCTCCAGACCGGTCAATTCACCAAGCCGCCGATAGTGATCGGGGAGAATATGGAGCGCGTACGTGAATATGCGCGACAAATTGGTGCCCAAACCATTGAGGATTTTGTAACCGAGTGGAGCTTCGGGGCCAATCGAGAATGGATCCGGCAGATGAAGGCGGAAGGACGCCAGGTTATTGATACCGGTCCCGACTTTGCTCGTCGTGTTGAGCGGCTGGAGAAAGGCAAGGTGCCCTGGTCTGACGTTTATAACATGGAGCGAATGGAGTTGAAGGGATATGGGAACTATAAGCGAGTGTTTCGGCGCTTCGGCAAATGGCGTGGAGGTGTGCCAGGCTTGGACAAGTCTTGA
- a CDS encoding RHS repeat domain-containing protein, with amino-acid sequence MRLTQALADLAGRPLAEEQSVVWSIPADSSQEVVFHQTFPVSYDSIQAASDTLGGALPGGQTLLFHGLWTDPATGLAYARNRWYDPKSASWLSEDPLRDLDSPNLYAYVAWQPQMYRDPMGLCLGLDDIPCGVYASEFVAQFSSPEELWRSAKRSGSFALAELKGAALAIPRMAKGLYEVAAHPIETATGLYEFGKSVVTDFPGSMQRLGNAVVNADPDKVGEFVGETLFFSGLGAAAKSAEGAQALQKLRILDRPALPPGRVAEALPPGHVPEALPNPVANAFVDPYQGVRDASRYLRAQGVPRARRQQILQSFVVETVKVRPAGAHEFGIRYYDNLKAFEKGSYLFETFPASRESLALPPEWNRMIHFKQWRIRPGTVIIEGRAAPQGRYPGGQLQKFILDPEDLLP; translated from the coding sequence GTGCGGCTTACCCAGGCGCTGGCTGACCTTGCTGGCCGGCCTCTTGCGGAAGAACAAAGCGTTGTCTGGAGCATTCCCGCGGATTCTTCCCAAGAGGTGGTCTTCCACCAAACCTTCCCCGTTTCGTACGACAGCATCCAAGCGGCAAGCGACACCCTGGGCGGGGCCCTCCCGGGCGGACAAACCCTGCTCTTCCACGGGCTGTGGACGGACCCGGCCACTGGGCTTGCTTATGCCCGAAACCGCTGGTACGACCCGAAAAGCGCGTCCTGGCTTTCCGAAGACCCCCTGCGTGACCTCGACTCCCCCAACCTTTACGCCTACGTCGCCTGGCAACCCCAGATGTACCGGGACCCGATGGGCCTTTGCCTGGGCCTTGATGACATACCGTGCGGGGTGTACGCCAGTGAGTTCGTTGCTCAGTTTAGCTCTCCTGAGGAGCTGTGGCGGTCGGCAAAGCGATCGGGCTCGTTTGCTCTGGCGGAGTTGAAAGGTGCGGCCCTGGCCATTCCGAGAATGGCAAAAGGCCTTTACGAAGTGGCTGCACATCCGATTGAAACCGCGACTGGGCTTTACGAATTTGGCAAGTCAGTGGTCACCGATTTCCCTGGCAGCATGCAAAGGCTTGGAAACGCGGTGGTCAACGCCGACCCCGACAAGGTGGGTGAGTTTGTTGGGGAGACGCTTTTCTTTTCGGGCCTTGGTGCTGCGGCGAAGAGCGCGGAGGGCGCTCAGGCGCTACAAAAGCTCAGGATCTTAGATAGACCCGCATTGCCCCCGGGTCGTGTGGCAGAGGCGCTGCCGCCGGGTCACGTGCCCGAGGCGCTGCCTAATCCGGTTGCCAACGCGTTCGTGGATCCTTACCAAGGCGTCCGAGATGCATCAAGGTATCTCAGGGCTCAGGGTGTTCCGCGTGCCAGGCGCCAGCAAATATTGCAATCCTTCGTGGTGGAAACCGTAAAAGTCCGACCTGCGGGTGCCCATGAGTTTGGCATCCGGTACTACGATAATCTGAAGGCCTTCGAGAAAGGTAGTTATTTGTTTGAAACTTTTCCGGCTTCGAGGGAATCTCTAGCGCTCCCGCCAGAATGGAATCGAATGATACACTTTAAGCAATGGCGTATCCGCCCCGGAACCGTGATCATCGAAGGACGCGCAGCGCCACAAGGCCGTTACCCCGGCGGCCAACTTCAGAAATTCATCTTAGATCCTGAGGACCTACTTCCATGA
- a CDS encoding pyridoxal phosphate-dependent aminotransferase translates to MASVHPVDRIELGGIVTIRDALLAQQRQGRKVYRLESGDPSFSIPGHVAEALAKAIRDGHTHYTPGAGIPELRQALFEKLVKKNHLPLTGPDQVLVTNGAMHGLYIAYRALLDPGDEVLMPDPTWTETADNVLLAGGEVVRVPLGPQLRYQAAAMAEKITPRTKALVINSPHNPTGTVMTREELQAMVELAAQHGLWIISDEAYEDILFDGRTHLSPGSLGYERVISLYSFSKSYAMSGLRLGYVACTDPQLLERMTKLLRCTINGVNSATQHAGVAAVTGPQDHLAAMVAEYQKRRDVLWGALAHCRLLHPFKPEGAFYLWATMDAAWEGYQGQRDGWAMTRYLIDAFGVGSSPGEVFGPQGKGFIRFAFACSSEQVAGAAELLRQAFA, encoded by the coding sequence ATGGCTAGCGTTCATCCGGTGGATCGCATTGAGTTAGGCGGTATTGTGACGATTCGGGATGCGCTTTTGGCGCAGCAGCGCCAGGGGCGCAAGGTGTACCGGCTGGAAAGCGGGGACCCCTCGTTTTCCATCCCCGGGCACGTGGCGGAAGCGCTGGCCAAGGCCATTCGCGACGGGCACACCCACTACACCCCGGGGGCCGGCATTCCCGAACTGCGCCAGGCGCTTTTCGAAAAGCTGGTGAAAAAGAACCACCTTCCCCTCACCGGCCCGGACCAGGTGCTGGTGACCAACGGCGCCATGCACGGGCTCTACATCGCCTACCGGGCGCTGCTGGATCCCGGGGATGAGGTGCTGATGCCCGATCCCACCTGGACGGAAACCGCCGACAACGTGCTTTTGGCGGGGGGAGAGGTGGTCCGGGTGCCGCTCGGCCCGCAGCTCCGGTACCAGGCCGCGGCGATGGCGGAAAAAATTACGCCGCGAACCAAAGCCCTGGTGATCAACTCCCCCCACAACCCCACCGGCACGGTGATGACCCGGGAAGAGCTGCAAGCCATGGTGGAGCTGGCAGCCCAGCACGGGCTTTGGATCATTTCCGACGAAGCGTACGAGGACATCCTCTTTGACGGCCGAACCCACTTAAGCCCGGGAAGCCTGGGCTACGAGCGGGTGATTTCCCTGTACAGCTTTTCCAAAAGCTACGCCATGAGCGGCTTGCGCTTGGGCTACGTGGCCTGCACCGACCCCCAGCTTTTGGAGCGCATGACCAAGCTCCTGCGCTGCACCATCAACGGCGTGAACTCCGCCACCCAGCACGCCGGTGTGGCTGCCGTAACCGGACCCCAGGACCACCTGGCAGCCATGGTGGCGGAATACCAAAAGCGGCGGGATGTGCTGTGGGGGGCCCTGGCCCATTGCCGGCTTTTGCACCCGTTTAAGCCGGAAGGGGCCTTTTACCTTTGGGCCACCATGGATGCAGCGTGGGAAGGCTACCAGGGCCAGCGGGACGGGTGGGCCATGACCCGCTACCTCATTGACGCCTTCGGCGTTGGCAGCTCTCCCGGAGAGGTTTTCGGCCCGCAAGGTAAGGGCTTCATCCGCTTTGCCTTTGCCTGTAGCAGCGAACAGGTGGCAGGGGCGGCCGAACTTTTGCGCCAGGCGTTTGCCTAG